In Candidatus Nanopelagicales bacterium, the following are encoded in one genomic region:
- a CDS encoding inorganic phosphate transporter, with product MDMLLLAVIALCVLALVFDFTNGFHDAANSVATVVATRALPVKWAPAFSAFFNFAAYFVVGTAVANTIAKTVKTDSEGVAVTFAAIFAAIAWNYLTWRIGMPSSSSHAIIGGLVGAGLAVGGLNAIDWASVQKAGFGIILSPAVAFTIAFIAMYLVFAIQRMFKMRDDHPVFKGLQLITAGAVSFGHGANDAQKTMGVIAALLLGAGYTSMAEDGKTVLVPEWVALSAYAAIAIGTLWGGWKIIETMGLKITTLHATSGAAANIGATTAIFGATAMGMPISTTHAAATSIVGAGVGSGQGVNWKVVGRMVLAWIVTIPSAALIGFIMLNLTKLPTVLAWIVIGSILIAFGTWAIWAMRHTIHASDVDAEVPTEEELEEPLDVHPKLIGHGPVE from the coding sequence ATGGACATGCTGCTTCTCGCGGTCATTGCCCTCTGCGTACTTGCATTGGTTTTCGACTTCACCAATGGCTTCCACGACGCAGCAAACTCGGTCGCAACAGTCGTTGCAACACGAGCTCTCCCAGTCAAGTGGGCACCAGCATTCTCCGCATTCTTCAACTTCGCTGCGTACTTTGTTGTGGGTACTGCAGTTGCAAACACCATCGCAAAAACCGTGAAAACAGATTCGGAAGGAGTAGCCGTGACTTTCGCTGCAATTTTCGCTGCGATCGCATGGAACTACCTCACATGGCGCATCGGTATGCCCTCATCCTCAAGCCACGCGATTATTGGTGGTCTTGTTGGTGCAGGTCTCGCTGTTGGCGGACTTAACGCTATTGACTGGGCAAGTGTGCAGAAGGCCGGTTTCGGAATCATTCTTTCACCTGCAGTTGCTTTCACCATCGCGTTCATCGCGATGTACTTAGTTTTTGCAATTCAGCGAATGTTCAAGATGCGAGATGACCACCCAGTCTTCAAGGGACTTCAGCTGATCACAGCCGGCGCTGTGTCCTTTGGTCATGGTGCTAACGATGCTCAGAAGACCATGGGCGTTATTGCCGCATTGTTGCTGGGAGCTGGCTACACCTCGATGGCTGAAGATGGCAAGACTGTTCTCGTTCCTGAATGGGTAGCACTCAGTGCTTACGCCGCAATTGCAATCGGCACTCTTTGGGGCGGCTGGAAGATTATCGAAACGATGGGTTTGAAGATCACAACCCTGCACGCAACTTCGGGTGCTGCAGCCAATATTGGCGCCACTACAGCCATCTTCGGTGCTACTGCAATGGGTATGCCAATTAGCACTACTCACGCAGCAGCAACATCGATCGTTGGTGCAGGCGTGGGCTCAGGTCAGGGCGTGAACTGGAAAGTTGTCGGACGCATGGTTTTGGCTTGGATCGTCACGATTCCTTCAGCAGCTCTCATCGGTTTCATCATGTTGAATCTCACCAAGCTTCCTACTGTGCTTGCTTGGATTGTCATTGGGTCAATCTTGATTGCATTCGGCACCTGGGCCATCTGGGCTATGCGCCACACTATTCATGCTTCCGATGTTGATGCTGAAGTTCCAACGGAAGAAGAACTGGAAGAGCCACTTGACGTGCACCCCAAACTTATTGGTCACGGACCAGTCGAATAA
- a CDS encoding ATP-binding cassette domain-containing protein produces MNQPIYEVRNISKKYGAVTALDDVTMQLYPGEVVGLVGDNGAGKSTLVKCLSGVHQPTSGEILLDGQERKWKSPHEALQAGIETLYQDSSLAPQLSVAANVFLGREETVPGILGKMGFLAQKKMDGEAHKELERVGIAVPQSNRSVAQLSGGQRQAVAIGRAVAWANKVIILDEPTNHLGARQAGEVLQIIRTAKAQGLGVIFISHTLPHIMEVTDRIVVLRLGKVVKDAPTSDFTVETLLGTITGLITD; encoded by the coding sequence GTGAATCAGCCAATTTACGAAGTGCGTAATATTTCAAAGAAGTACGGCGCTGTCACCGCACTCGACGATGTCACGATGCAGCTTTACCCAGGTGAAGTTGTTGGCCTTGTAGGTGACAACGGCGCTGGTAAATCAACCTTGGTGAAGTGCTTGTCCGGCGTGCATCAACCAACGAGCGGTGAAATTCTGCTCGATGGTCAGGAGCGTAAGTGGAAGTCACCACATGAAGCCCTTCAGGCTGGAATCGAAACTCTGTACCAAGACTCAAGTTTGGCGCCGCAACTTTCCGTTGCAGCAAATGTGTTTCTTGGTCGTGAAGAAACCGTGCCGGGCATCCTTGGAAAAATGGGCTTCTTGGCGCAAAAGAAGATGGATGGCGAAGCGCACAAGGAACTTGAGCGAGTGGGCATTGCTGTTCCGCAGTCCAATCGTTCAGTCGCTCAGCTTTCTGGTGGTCAACGACAGGCAGTCGCCATTGGTCGCGCTGTTGCCTGGGCAAACAAAGTGATCATCCTTGACGAACCCACCAACCATTTGGGTGCTCGTCAGGCTGGTGAAGTGCTTCAGATCATTCGCACCGCGAAGGCTCAAGGTCTGGGCGTGATCTTTATTTCGCACACTCTCCCGCACATCATGGAGGTCACTGACCGCATCGTGGTGCTGCGCTTGGGCAAGGTCGTCAAAGATGCTCCAACCTCAGACTTCACAGTTGAGACCTTGCTTGGCACGATCACTGGTTTGATTACTGACTAA
- a CDS encoding ABC transporter permease: protein MTTATHTTQPSRLKEFVTNQQFILFLVLLAMIAVFTAFNRIFFSVGVAGNILADWGPLVLVALAETFVIVSGGIDLSVGSVCTLSGVVGAFAMRSLTEGGMTPYLTLVIGALVCVAVGCVAGILNAVMINYAKLVPFIATLVTLGAAAGLALVFTGGGPIAGGPSEAIQLSVPWLGPISTPIIIVIVICFISWAFLHKARFGRYTFALGSNPFATRAAGISVYRQTSKIYILSGALAGAAGMFYYLRLGSGAPSSGLGLELYAIAAVVIGGASLSGGVGRISGTILGALILTTVTSGLIIIGVDPNWKQVVVAVLIAVAVTIQGLRKSEGKAS, encoded by the coding sequence GTGACTACCGCAACTCACACCACGCAACCCTCACGATTAAAAGAATTCGTGACGAATCAACAGTTCATTTTGTTTCTCGTTCTGTTGGCAATGATTGCGGTGTTCACCGCGTTCAACCGCATTTTCTTTTCTGTTGGCGTAGCAGGCAACATTCTTGCTGACTGGGGCCCCCTTGTACTTGTCGCCCTTGCTGAAACTTTTGTCATCGTCAGTGGCGGAATCGATCTGTCTGTCGGTTCCGTTTGTACATTGTCCGGTGTTGTTGGTGCTTTCGCGATGCGCTCCCTCACTGAAGGCGGGATGACGCCTTACCTCACGCTCGTCATTGGAGCGCTTGTCTGCGTTGCCGTTGGTTGTGTCGCTGGGATCTTAAATGCAGTGATGATCAACTACGCCAAACTTGTGCCGTTTATCGCAACCTTGGTCACCCTTGGAGCTGCTGCTGGCCTTGCGCTTGTCTTCACCGGTGGCGGACCTATCGCTGGTGGCCCATCTGAGGCCATCCAACTTTCTGTGCCGTGGCTCGGACCGATTTCAACGCCGATCATCATCGTTATCGTTATTTGTTTTATCTCCTGGGCATTCCTTCACAAGGCTCGCTTTGGTCGATACACATTTGCACTTGGCTCTAACCCATTTGCTACACGCGCTGCTGGTATTAGCGTCTACCGCCAGACCTCGAAGATCTACATCCTTTCCGGCGCACTTGCAGGCGCTGCGGGCATGTTCTACTACCTACGTCTTGGGTCCGGTGCCCCTTCGTCAGGTCTTGGGCTTGAGCTTTACGCAATCGCAGCTGTGGTGATCGGCGGTGCATCACTTTCAGGTGGTGTTGGTCGCATCTCAGGCACCATTCTTGGCGCTCTCATTCTCACCACTGTCACCTCAGGTCTGATCATCATTGGCGTTGATCCAAACTGGAAGCAGGTTGTGGTTGCTGTCTTGATTGCGGTGGCTGTCACCATCCAAGGTCTTCGCAAGAGTGAAGGGAAAGCGTCGTGA
- a CDS encoding substrate-binding domain-containing protein, protein MKRSTAGLIAVAGATTMLLAACSSSDSETTDTATSATGACQGKTIAFVMGAVADPFFNAMKVGAQEEATAQGATLVWQGDKEYSPATQIPVLDQVLATNPAGLVLIPTDPTALQAGNDKAIAAGIPVVNVDTRVGDISKTVAFITGDNTDGGSKAADAIATAIGYEDGKSYKVVVGLTSKTATTNVARLEGFQAALKANYPGIKVVDVAYSESNSAKANTNVNNWLTKYPDLNGIFAIDGTNGTGAAAALQAKGLTGKVALVGYDAYPDNVKLIKDGVFTALIAQDPGAEAKLAIQNICTTIGGGTVTEREVVIPNVVLDANTTEADLKKYTYVA, encoded by the coding sequence ATGAAGCGCTCAACGGCTGGTCTCATTGCCGTCGCTGGCGCGACCACCATGCTTCTTGCAGCTTGCTCAAGCAGCGACTCAGAAACAACTGACACCGCCACTTCAGCTACGGGCGCTTGCCAGGGCAAGACCATTGCATTCGTGATGGGCGCAGTTGCTGACCCATTCTTCAACGCCATGAAGGTCGGCGCTCAGGAAGAAGCAACTGCACAGGGCGCAACCTTGGTTTGGCAGGGTGACAAGGAATACTCACCAGCTACCCAGATCCCAGTGCTCGATCAGGTGCTAGCAACCAACCCAGCAGGTCTGGTGTTGATCCCAACCGACCCAACCGCACTTCAGGCAGGCAATGACAAGGCAATCGCAGCTGGTATTCCAGTGGTGAACGTCGATACTCGCGTTGGTGACATCTCGAAGACTGTTGCTTTCATCACCGGCGACAACACCGATGGTGGCTCAAAGGCAGCTGACGCAATTGCAACCGCGATTGGCTACGAAGATGGCAAGAGCTACAAGGTTGTCGTTGGTCTTACCTCAAAGACTGCTACCACCAACGTTGCTCGCCTCGAAGGTTTCCAAGCAGCACTCAAGGCTAACTACCCAGGCATCAAGGTCGTTGACGTTGCTTACTCAGAGTCAAACTCTGCAAAGGCAAACACCAACGTAAACAACTGGTTGACCAAGTACCCAGATCTCAACGGCATCTTCGCAATTGACGGCACCAACGGAACCGGTGCTGCTGCAGCTCTGCAGGCAAAGGGCTTGACTGGCAAGGTTGCTCTTGTTGGCTACGACGCTTACCCAGACAACGTGAAGTTGATCAAGGATGGCGTGTTCACTGCTCTGATCGCACAGGATCCAGGCGCTGAAGCCAAGCTTGCAATCCAAAACATCTGCACCACCATTGGTGGTGGCACCGTGACCGAGCGTGAGGTTGTTATTCCTAACGTTGTTCTCGATGCAAACACCACAGAAGCAGATCTCAAGAAGTACACCTACGTTGCATAA
- a CDS encoding LacI family DNA-binding transcriptional regulator, translating into MSVNANVEFSTRSRPTMKEVAALSGTSLKTVSRVMNEEAGVSPELIKKVKQAAQSLNYQPNFTASSLRRSDGKTNTIGLLLEDVANPFSSALQRAIEEVARERGVAVLAGSVDEDQARERELAAAFISRRVDGLIVVPAGHDQSYLQIEKQTGTPMVFVDRPPSLLDADSVLSANREGAKHGVQHLIDNGHERIAYLGDLETITTAADRLAGYRDALERAGIEYDPSIVKQNLRASFEAERFTNELMASDYPPSAIFASQNLISIGVMQALHQAGLQNTIALVGFDDIPMVDLIAPGLTAIIQDVSGLGKAAAEMLFDRIDGEQHASQHKVLDVALVIRGSGEIQGPVRRS; encoded by the coding sequence ATGTCAGTGAACGCAAATGTGGAATTTTCCACGCGTTCGCGTCCCACGATGAAAGAGGTGGCGGCCCTTTCTGGAACCAGCTTGAAAACCGTCTCCCGCGTAATGAACGAGGAAGCTGGGGTCTCCCCAGAACTGATTAAGAAGGTCAAACAGGCAGCGCAATCACTGAACTATCAACCAAACTTCACGGCAAGTAGTTTGCGCCGAAGCGACGGCAAAACCAACACCATTGGGTTGCTGCTCGAAGATGTTGCAAACCCCTTCTCGTCTGCATTGCAACGTGCGATTGAAGAAGTTGCACGTGAACGAGGCGTAGCAGTGCTTGCAGGCAGTGTTGATGAAGATCAAGCACGCGAACGTGAGCTTGCGGCTGCATTTATTTCTCGCCGCGTCGACGGACTTATCGTGGTACCCGCTGGGCACGATCAGTCGTACTTACAAATCGAAAAACAAACGGGAACACCAATGGTGTTTGTCGACCGACCACCATCACTACTTGATGCGGATTCGGTACTTTCGGCAAACCGTGAAGGCGCAAAGCATGGTGTGCAACATTTGATTGACAATGGTCATGAGCGTATTGCGTATTTAGGTGATCTTGAGACCATCACCACTGCTGCCGATCGCCTTGCTGGTTATCGCGATGCGCTTGAACGTGCTGGCATTGAATACGATCCGTCAATCGTAAAACAAAATCTTCGTGCAAGTTTTGAAGCTGAACGATTCACTAACGAATTGATGGCATCTGATTACCCACCGTCAGCGATATTCGCCAGTCAGAACTTGATCTCAATTGGTGTCATGCAGGCTTTGCATCAGGCTGGCTTACAAAACACCATTGCTCTAGTGGGTTTTGACGACATCCCCATGGTTGATCTCATAGCACCAGGGCTCACCGCAATTATTCAAGATGTTTCTGGTTTGGGCAAAGCTGCAGCAGAAATGCTCTTCGACCGTATTGATGGCGAACAGCACGCATCGCAACACAAAGTACTTGATGTTGCACTTGTTATTCGAGGCTCTGGAGAAATTCAGGGACCTGTTCGTCGCTCGTAA
- a CDS encoding putative quinol monooxygenase yields the protein MAQPLYLIATIRPIPEHRDALIQECKTLVDASLQEPGCELYDLVIGEGDDYFTMMEKWTTKAHWDDHMLTAHVAAMGEVEKKYCLEPNQLKFLLPAY from the coding sequence ATGGCACAGCCGCTCTACCTCATAGCAACGATCCGCCCGATTCCTGAACATCGCGATGCTCTCATTCAGGAATGCAAAACATTGGTCGATGCGTCGCTTCAAGAGCCTGGCTGCGAGTTATACGACCTCGTTATCGGTGAAGGTGATGATTACTTCACCATGATGGAAAAGTGGACAACCAAGGCACACTGGGATGATCACATGTTGACCGCGCACGTTGCTGCGATGGGCGAGGTTGAAAAGAAGTACTGCCTCGAGCCAAATCAGTTGAAGTTCTTGTTGCCTGCCTACTAA
- a CDS encoding FAD-dependent oxidoreductase has translation MTDVDVIVLGSGFAGLRAAVAASSSGCSVLVVEAQGEIGGRSRFSWSNIMGAGTRFQREAGIEDSAKAMFDQYMRLNAFRLDASVAWALCEGAGKEIEWLADNGVEIRGVVPNESFEVPRIHRTRGGQQIIDVLTKLARAQGVDFALNHRVDRLIVEDGSVVGIEAAGEQLRSKAVVLATGGMGGNKELVNVWMPELANLAGDWVLPVGGDELAPYAQGDAIPLAESVGAQITGRDYYEATIRPGYVQVSNPALPGHLILVDATGRRFVDETAGIAAMHGAFNAAVAPVYAIFDEAAKLDYSPSGARPVEGAPKRRLHPDWVEDVVDAMVDKGDMVKAPSINDLADDLGISLEHLSSTIAKYNEDVESGFDSVQLKDSTVLRPISQGPFYATEIRLSSIGFTGAGPRVNAHGEVMNTQHEVIPGLFAGGECAGGLAGPMSIGGNPTATCFAFGRIAGDSAAAFAVAH, from the coding sequence ATGACCGATGTTGACGTAATCGTTTTGGGTAGTGGCTTTGCTGGTTTGCGGGCCGCGGTTGCTGCCAGTTCAAGTGGCTGTTCAGTTCTGGTGGTTGAAGCACAAGGCGAAATCGGTGGGCGCAGCCGCTTTTCTTGGTCGAACATCATGGGGGCGGGAACGCGCTTTCAGCGTGAGGCCGGAATCGAAGATTCGGCCAAGGCCATGTTCGATCAGTACATGCGTCTCAATGCATTCCGACTCGACGCATCCGTCGCTTGGGCTCTGTGCGAAGGCGCCGGCAAAGAAATCGAATGGCTTGCCGACAATGGTGTAGAAATTCGCGGCGTCGTTCCAAATGAAAGTTTTGAAGTCCCTCGCATTCACCGCACCCGCGGTGGTCAGCAGATTATTGATGTTCTCACCAAACTTGCTCGCGCCCAAGGTGTCGATTTCGCTCTGAACCACAGAGTCGATCGCCTTATTGTCGAAGACGGATCAGTGGTGGGCATCGAGGCTGCTGGTGAACAACTGCGATCAAAGGCAGTGGTGCTTGCGACTGGTGGCATGGGTGGCAACAAGGAACTCGTGAATGTATGGATGCCAGAGCTTGCCAATCTCGCAGGTGACTGGGTGCTACCGGTCGGCGGAGACGAACTTGCCCCGTATGCACAAGGAGATGCAATCCCGCTTGCCGAATCTGTTGGTGCGCAAATCACGGGTCGCGATTACTACGAAGCAACCATTCGACCTGGATATGTGCAGGTTTCAAACCCAGCCTTGCCTGGCCACCTGATTCTGGTCGATGCCACTGGGCGTCGTTTTGTTGATGAGACGGCGGGTATTGCCGCCATGCATGGAGCATTCAATGCAGCCGTAGCGCCTGTGTACGCGATTTTTGATGAAGCCGCCAAGTTGGACTACAGCCCATCTGGCGCTCGCCCAGTCGAAGGTGCACCAAAGCGTCGCTTACATCCAGACTGGGTTGAAGACGTTGTTGACGCAATGGTCGACAAGGGCGACATGGTGAAAGCCCCGTCAATCAATGACCTTGCGGACGACTTGGGAATTTCACTTGAGCACCTTTCATCAACAATCGCGAAATACAACGAGGATGTTGAATCCGGATTTGATTCAGTCCAACTGAAGGATTCGACTGTGCTCCGCCCCATAAGCCAAGGCCCGTTCTATGCAACGGAGATTCGCCTGTCCTCAATTGGGTTTACCGGCGCTGGACCTCGAGTCAATGCACATGGTGAAGTCATGAATACCCAACATGAGGTGATTCCAGGACTTTTTGCCGGCGGAGAATGTGCTGGCGGATTGGCTGGCCCGATGTCAATAGGCGGCAATCCGACGGCCACCTGTTTTGCCTTTGGCCGCATTGCTGGTGACAGCGCGGCTGCTTTCGCGGTTGCGCATTAG
- a CDS encoding acyl-CoA dehydrogenase → MVSLTLRRNDYSLTDEQGQLVDMLRDIFTEQSPIDVVRAAEPLGFDQKLWDTVKENGLVTISVPESAGGDGGGLVELVLAGIEIGRTAAPVPLLDQVVALRAFAALSAAGADLAGFDMDAALAGDLIVSVAPISTWELGSQLIPSGAVAHAVLAFKDNSIILMTRTTLAPQAQNEGCAPVAWWSPTDADVTTTTVLDGDQAQVIWEIVQREWRIATASSLVGLLAISSEMARAYALDRKAFGVTIAKFQAISHQLADIHMDVVTARNMTLKAAWLTENEPEYRPELAAMAMAHATRAALRSTTKAAHVYGGMGITLEADISLFYRKVTSWSLVGGGMRRDLEEIARAIDTRAAELQLQSSNR, encoded by the coding sequence ATGGTGTCGCTCACCCTGCGTCGCAACGATTACTCATTGACAGACGAGCAAGGCCAACTTGTTGACATGTTGCGGGATATTTTCACCGAACAGTCACCGATCGATGTTGTGCGTGCAGCTGAACCGTTGGGCTTTGATCAGAAGCTTTGGGACACCGTGAAAGAAAACGGCTTGGTCACCATTTCGGTCCCTGAGAGTGCAGGTGGCGACGGCGGTGGCCTCGTTGAACTGGTCTTAGCTGGTATTGAAATCGGCCGCACAGCAGCACCAGTTCCGCTCCTTGATCAGGTGGTGGCATTGCGTGCCTTCGCAGCGCTGAGTGCCGCCGGCGCAGATCTTGCAGGATTCGACATGGATGCGGCGCTCGCTGGTGACTTGATCGTCAGTGTCGCACCAATTTCTACCTGGGAGCTTGGCTCCCAATTGATTCCAAGTGGTGCTGTAGCTCATGCAGTACTTGCTTTCAAAGACAACTCGATTATTTTGATGACTCGCACAACATTGGCACCGCAAGCGCAGAACGAAGGTTGCGCACCGGTGGCGTGGTGGAGTCCAACCGATGCAGATGTCACCACCACGACTGTGCTCGATGGGGATCAGGCACAAGTCATTTGGGAAATCGTGCAGCGCGAGTGGCGCATTGCCACTGCTTCATCGCTTGTGGGTTTGTTGGCGATTTCCAGTGAAATGGCACGCGCGTATGCGCTGGATCGCAAAGCCTTTGGCGTGACGATTGCGAAGTTCCAAGCGATCTCGCATCAACTCGCCGACATTCACATGGATGTGGTGACCGCCCGCAATATGACCCTGAAGGCTGCGTGGCTAACAGAGAACGAACCCGAGTACCGACCAGAACTTGCTGCGATGGCAATGGCGCACGCTACTCGTGCAGCCCTTCGCAGCACAACGAAAGCTGCGCACGTGTACGGAGGCATGGGCATCACCCTTGAAGCTGATATCAGCCTCTTCTATCGAAAGGTCACCTCGTGGTCTTTGGTCGGTGGCGGAATGCGCAGGGATCTCGAAGAGATCGCACGTGCAATTGATACGCGAGCAGCCGAACTTCAACTTCAGTCTTCGAATCGATAG
- a CDS encoding acyl-CoA dehydrogenase family protein encodes MDFSQVVFTPEQLALESEIRAIIEANWTPNYAHIAVDHDRMPVEVRMEFAKRGLLHPDLPVDKGGAGLGELELEMIAAIADEYWMPTNASNSMLIPTLEKHGSDWLKEHVLPGIRRGEITTCLGYSEPDNGSDVAAATTKAVQDGDTWVINGQKMWTTWGNESDYVFLLARTGPVEEKHRTLTMFLVPMDVPGVEATPVWILGRGRTNVTFYTDVTISDQYRVGPINEGWNVMSEPLATEHGAGVETQGVAPVNGTMGQTFSRVFEKFVDASIKWAASRNTPDGKSRLEDPVTRMAIAEAMLDLEMCWNAEGELGKPMSAEALSRNADRMADIAAPEGLLDFGVDGSVYAGNISSERQHAPGTSVYGGTTEIYRNNLARRLGLPRPY; translated from the coding sequence ATGGACTTCAGCCAGGTTGTATTTACGCCAGAACAACTCGCATTAGAGAGTGAAATTCGCGCGATCATTGAAGCGAATTGGACTCCGAACTATGCGCACATCGCCGTTGATCATGATCGCATGCCCGTAGAAGTACGCATGGAATTTGCCAAGCGAGGCTTGTTGCACCCAGATCTTCCCGTGGATAAAGGTGGCGCGGGTCTTGGCGAGTTGGAATTAGAAATGATCGCGGCCATTGCCGACGAATATTGGATGCCAACTAACGCTTCTAACTCAATGTTGATCCCAACCCTAGAAAAGCACGGGTCTGATTGGCTGAAGGAGCATGTGCTTCCAGGTATTCGTCGCGGGGAAATCACAACTTGCCTTGGATATTCGGAACCCGACAATGGATCAGACGTCGCTGCGGCTACAACCAAGGCAGTTCAAGACGGTGACACTTGGGTGATTAACGGTCAGAAGATGTGGACCACATGGGGTAACGAATCTGATTATGTGTTCTTACTTGCTCGAACGGGCCCAGTGGAAGAAAAGCACCGCACACTGACCATGTTCCTTGTACCGATGGACGTACCTGGTGTGGAAGCTACGCCAGTGTGGATTCTGGGTCGCGGGCGCACAAACGTGACCTTCTATACCGATGTGACAATTTCTGATCAGTATCGCGTTGGGCCAATTAACGAAGGCTGGAACGTGATGTCCGAACCGTTGGCCACCGAACATGGTGCGGGTGTGGAAACTCAAGGCGTAGCTCCCGTCAACGGAACGATGGGCCAGACCTTCTCGCGCGTGTTTGAGAAGTTCGTTGATGCGTCTATTAAGTGGGCCGCTTCGCGTAATACTCCCGATGGCAAATCACGATTAGAAGATCCCGTCACTCGCATGGCTATTGCCGAAGCAATGTTGGATCTTGAAATGTGTTGGAATGCTGAAGGTGAACTTGGCAAACCGATGTCAGCCGAAGCACTTTCACGCAATGCCGATCGCATGGCAGACATCGCAGCGCCTGAAGGGTTACTCGACTTTGGTGTCGATGGCAGCGTCTATGCGGGCAACATCTCAAGTGAACGCCAACATGCGCCAGGTACTTCTGTCTACGGCGGCACGACTGAGATTTACCGTAATAACTTGGCGCGTCGACTCGGGTTGCCAAGGCCGTATTAG